The window CccctccacacacacacacacacacacacacatatatatatatatatatatatatatatatatatatatatatatatatatatatatgtatatatatatcgAAACATTAGGTTAGTAAGGAGGGTCTACATGTTAGTTATCACTGATGATAGGATGGTGATGAACAACTCGGTAAAAAGATGGTGTGACATGATGAACAAAGTGAGATGGATTATCtgtttattatcattattatagaGACAAGCTGCAAACGGAGATCATAAACCAACGTATTTATTGGAAATGATGAAGCAAGAAACGGTCGGCCAACTCTAAAAACAGAGAAATTGTTTTCCACGGAGTAGATGCATATGAAACTTGAGCTTGTTCTACTTATCTTTCCAAAAACTTGAAGGGTAGGCCAAGAGGAATTTTTCATATGACATAAACACAACATAATTTATATTATCGGATTCACAAAATCAAAAACCTAATTCAACGAATTCATAAAAATAGTAAACTGATGGTTGATGATGTTGTTATCAAAGATTGAGACCTCAAATCAAATCTTCCTTGCACAACCCAATTACATACACAAAGTAGGttaaataaatgaaacttatatcGTTACTGGTAGCAACCGATTTCTCCAAACAACAAAGAACAAACTCCAATGAAACTTTCAGTTTTAAAACTTAGGATGCTAGCAGAAGCGGTTTAGGGTTTGGCGAGAGAGAACACAAAGATGAAAGGAAGCAAAATTCAAAACTTGAGAAGTAGTCGTATTGAAATTTATGGGATTCGTACTAATTTAACGGGATTGTATTGATATCGTTTTTAATAATAGGCAATGAGCGCATTGTTAAGGAATACATGGGCAATCAAATTAAATACATAATTTTGATATCGTTTCAATTGCTTATTTGTAGGGATTCATTCAAACATTAATCATAGGAAATGCTGGAAATTTATTAGTCAATCGAAATTTAAACTAAAGAAGTGTAATATGGTCAATTAACTTTTTGAAGAAATATGGAATATGAAAGTGACAAGTGGTAAAATTAGGAGTCTTTTACTAGAATATGGATTAGACAAATTTATATTGAATTAATAATATGAGTGTGAACCTTCATTATCAGATAATCATGGTAAGTAATCTCTCTATATAGAGGGAAGAATTCGAGTAATCAATGTAAATAAATGGGTTGTAGAATACATCAATATAAGTGTGAAACTTCAATCTCAAGATAATCATGGTAAGTAATCTCTCAATGGAGGGAAGAATCCGAGTAATCAATGTAAATAAATGGGTTGTAGAATACATCAATATAAGTGTGAACATTCAATATCAAGATAATCATGGTAAGTAATCTCTATATATAGGGAAGAATCTGAATAATCAATGTATATAAATGGGTAGTAGAATACATCATCATAAAAAGATGTGTTTAAAAGAATTTTGTACCAAATCTTATGTACCTAACAGTCACATAAATAAATGGGCCATATATTTATTCTTTGTCGTTTAAATGCACGAggtaatattcatatataaatatgcaTCGACACCGTGTTTTCTTCCACCACATCTCCCTGCACAACCACCAACACCACCGCCACTTCATTTAAACACAAAAAGAGATACTAGTACAAGTTAAACATCCAACGCAACATGTACATTACAGTTTTATGGTATTATAATAGTTAAAGTAGAATATTGCCAAAAGTACAAAacgaaaataaatatatatttaaatgggtTGACGACAAGTTAGTTTTAGGTAAAAGATTCTACATTAAtccaatatatttaattaaacaGGTTAATACGTTGAGGTTTATAATTAAACAGAGTGAATATCTCATTTTAATTCTCTGTTCGATTCAGATTGATCTGACGGGTCATTTCAATTTTTGCAATCTCTACTTGCAAGACTGATCATATATGTTGTAAGATTGATCAATATACTTTTATAACATTCATAGAAAGCAAGCAAAAACTCTTATTCattaattgagaattaaataTATATCAACCACATTGAACTTGAGAGGAACGAGGTACAAAAATGAATGGAGGGTcccaagcataaacaaaaccgaCTGTCGCAAAAGGTCCTATTGGTTGGCCTCCGTTAACAATGCAATTGTTATTTCCTACGGATGCAAAGAGATTTGGATCAACTGTCTCGGTGGATTGAAAACCATCGCATGAGACAATAAGGCTTTTTTGAGGGCATTTGCAAGTGTTTATAAAACTAACTTTCCATTCTTCTTTGCCTCCTACTTCTCTATTAGTTCTTTCTGTTCCAACAGTTATGTCTTTTAATTCGCATTGACCATACCCTACAAGAATGAAAATTATATCAGTTCAATACAGAATACAAAATGAATAAGAGATTAATTTTGAGATATAATATAAATGAAGAACAATAACCATTGACAAGAAGAGTGAAGAGGATGATTGTAAGGAGAGACACAAATGTGGATGGCATTATTGTAATGAAAATTAAAGCTCGAGTGTTCTTGACTACCGATTATTATCCCTATTTTATACTCCTAAAACGCATTGATCTTGTATTATTTTAGAAATGCAATGCCAATTTTCAAAATCCATATTCCATGTAGAGAGTTGTCTCGAATATTCTTGTAATCAATGTTAATAATATGGCATGGATATTCTTGAAATCCATTGATACTTAATTTGAGTGATTAGTTATGGATTCTGTTGGGCGTGTTTAGAATGtcaaagaataaataaataaataataaatataaattaaattaattaaatcttttctaataaatgaaagtttttttgtcatatgtcacactctcattcaatttgccaaatgtcatttttttgattattttgaattttttttttctgcatgtcattttattagttttcttattttattaaattccacataatctTTTAATGTAATAAatacaataaatgtagtaataaatagatattaattttattaattaacttaccttctaattttaaaattaccaaattaaaactcattaatttgttttgttaatttattcaaattatttttttacatttaaaatataaaaaaaatatttcaattttaataattcattatttttcttattttcttataaattttaagttctcaaatatttatacttttatatctaactttttttttaaattaaccaatgtaatacatgagtttcacacctaataaataattaaattacgAAGTGCCGTTAAAAAAATTATGATATGACTAATTCATTAATTTGATTTCTGCCGTTATTGCATTGcataagttatatttatataattatgctAGAGGAGTAATAGCATCCTAAGCACACCACCATCTTAGTTTAACATGCTATCATATTATCTTTTGTGCTGAGACCTTGATAATATGTTATTGTTAGCAATTTTGTAGAGTGGTAGCACACTAGAtgcatttttgattttttttaaacttatataaattttattttataaaacacaaacatttcatattaataaaaaAGTTACAAATTGACTTAAAACATGATTTAATAATAGACTTAAatcttctctaataaatgaattttttttgtcaaatgtacactctcattcaatttgccaaatcttattttttggttattttgaattaattttttttccacatgtcattttatgagttttcttattttattaaatttcacataatcttttaatgtaataattacaataaatgcagtaataaatgaatatcaattttattaatgaacttaccttctaattttaaaattaccaaattaaaactcattaatttattatgttaatttattcaaattattttttacatttaaaatataaaaaaaaatttcaattttaataattcattatttttcttattttcttataaattttaagttctcaaatatttatacttttatatctaacttttttttttttttttttttttttttttttttttttaaattaactcatataatacatgggtcacaactagtaaataaataaattacgAAGTGCCGTTAACAAAAATGATATGACTAATTCATTAATTTGATTTATGCCATTATTGCATTGCATAAGTTATATTTATGTAATTACGCTAGAGGAGTAATAGCATTCTAAGCACACCACCATCTTAGTTTAACATGCTATCATATTATCTTTTGTGCTGAGACCTTGATAATATGTTATTGCTAGTAATTTTGTAGAGTGGTAGCACACTAGAtgcatttttgattttttttaaacttaaataaattttattttataaaacacaaacatttcatattaataaaaaAGTTACAAATTGATTTAAACATGATTTAATAATAGACTTAAAACACAACTAACCAATTAACTTAAAAGATAATTTAACCCTAGATTTAAGACATAAATCCTACTTTGGTCATCCCACCTCATCGGGCCCTACGATATATCTAGCCATGCTTGTGCCAATGCCTTCTCTTCTTTATCGGTCTAGCCttgactttttctttattttttactttGGGTTCGACTTTGGTTCATGAAGTGGTTAAAAAGGTCTTTCATTGGAAAAATCAGTAGACTCATCGACAAGGCGTCGAGGTTGGGATTGCAAATTAGGTTGCAGTTAGGAAAAGAATTGGGTTACTTGAAcaactcaaaatgctcaaattcgggatttgtgtaacatcccaaaaatatggtcacaaaatttcattttcttataatagataaaatagtattttcAAATATCAATCATTCAACACAACAAAACCAATGTATCAAGTGTTACCAAAATTAGAGTGAATGTCAAATGCGGAACTCCactggtgtgtgcgatgcagtcaactCAAGCTCTTCCCAttagaactggaagtacctgaaacataaactaaaaaccgtaagcacaaagcttagtgagttaccccaaactaccacataccaaacataaaataaacatatagTGGGCCCCGCCCTATCATCGGTTCCCGCTCGATAATAGATCGGGCCCCACCCAGCATACGTATAACAcatatcaaataaacacatatacatgcaataatcacatagatacatagcatacaataGTCATCTGGCCTCGCCCGACATTGGGCCTTAGCCCAGAAAGCATATAATCACATACACAAGCAAGAGTCACGAAGACAACTAACAtactaacataacataaacatggtccaacattggtgccttcgacccgctaaacccaatgaggaaactcacctcgaaaagctgAATCTCACAGAAGAAAGTCTCTAGCTGCTACCCTAACGACTCCCGGGCTATTAGTGTAAAATAACATCCAAtcaaaatccaataatccatcttagggtaaaatggccattttacccctgatctaatTTGGTTCATGACTAAGGTccaaaacaaaaacataaaatgtCCATCATTTGATAGACTTCCAAAGCCCAATAGTAGCccacttatggcctaattttccaaattgggcctaaactcTTCTAATGGACTTTACCCAAAAGCCCAAACATACACATAGCCCAAAATCTGATTTCTGATGGTCCACTAAATCCCAAAGCAACAAGGTCCAAGAAAATAGCCCAAGGAAGGCCCACTGATGGATCGAACGTTGGGCGTTCCCATGTGGAACACTGGGCGTCCGTCACCAGTCCACAGATCGTGAGCCTTAGCCAGAACGATGGTTGTTCGCAAACTGATTCCTAAAAGTGGTCATTTAGCACTTAATGCTTAAAGCCACATgaccaaaacatagatccaagtcctTTAGAacatctagaaccataaagtcactgacttggtggctttgcatgccccaaatggtcccaacttcaagatatagcATTCAAGTTCCATAAAAAGGGCTTAATATCATGCATGGGGCTTCTACAACTctaaagatgcaaactttatgaatctaAAACACTATATAGCATTCAAGTTCCATAAAAAAAGGCTTAATCTCATGCATGGGGCTTCTACAACTctaaagatgcaaactttatgaatctaAAGCACTATAAATGCCAAGAGAAGCAACTCAAAGCTTCTGGAGTGATCATAACTACAAGATCTCAACCATGGGGCCAAAAAATGGACTAAAATCCACAAGAacttagatctaagcttctaatgagcaaggttagagctttatacctcaaatatgcTAGAAATGGAGCAGATAACCAAGATCTAAAAGCTCCaacttgaaccaccaccttgcactAAGCTTCTCTTCCTTGAatgagcttcaaacacacaccaAAACACCCACAATGAGTTCACAACACTCAAGCAGGCTATAGTGTTTCAGGATTAGGGTTTGAGGCTATGGAGACTAGGAAATAAGACCCACACCTgagagttaaggtgtttaaatagggatgagcatatggaccggggaactgGCCGGAACTGGtatcggaaccggaaccggcaccgaaaccggaacccgatggaaccggtcgggctgggaccgggacgttatttttgtggatttttggaaccgggaactgGTAGGAACTAGAACCGATATAACCGGAActggtagaaccggcaaaaaccggaaccgtatgatgctatttttcgaggaccggttccaacatttgaagacacgacaagaaccggtaggaaccgggaacccgtagaaccgccgggccggtttggttcttgattttggccgaagccggttcccgggTCCGGTCCGGTTCCAGctggttcggtccttttgcttaTCCCTATGTTTAAATATGTCTTAAACCTTAAAAATTAAGGTTTGAGCTCCACACGTAAACGCCCTGCGTTCCCCAAGGGAACGCCCCACGTTCGAGCTCCGCCTCCAAAAATCTAATCTTGGCAAGAATGGTCCCTCCTCTCCCACAACTTGCAAAACAAGGCCAAAAAGCAATAACTTAGTATATGagggaccaaaaatgaataattcttGGATtgagcattacaattctcccccacttgcatcatacttcatcctcgaagtctgccaccTTGAAcaactcgggataatgctccctttgtaacatccaaaatcagAAAgatcaagaaaggaaagaaaaccctaagtcaaatgggtcaactcgtcgagtccaaggaggaactcgacgagtcggagcgggaacCAGGGGATCGGGtatgtgaccaactcggcgagtcggccttagggactcggcgagtttggtctgaagagaaaaaccctaaatccgggactttgtgcactatttaaatgtctcattctcttccttaGGGTTCCTTTATAGTCTCTCTCACCTagaataccaaaccctagccgccataatcctttttggagcaagatctagtTTTGGTGAAGGaaatcttgaagatcaagaagcctAGATCAAGGAGACTAGAAGAAATCCGGATTATACTTCAGTGGGAGGTCATTTTGGAGGTAaggaatcgttatccttggccttctcctttctatTTCaactttcatggagttttagagTTTGGTTAGAGaaatattgatgagatcttgaagcatgagttagatctggagttgaaactccagatctaagTTCTATATGAATCATTGATGCAGAAATCCTTTCTAGTTGCTATGCAAAAGCCTTTCCCCAAGAGTTAAGtccctttctagcttggttttggtattatgagacaagaagcacgtaaaggtagcaactttatgttgctaatggactctaggaacccatatctattgtttggagcaaaggagtagctctgtGACACGAGATTATGAGAATACacgaaaggactcggcgagtttgggagatgactcggcaagtcgggctAGATATTAGACTTAGAGTCgtgtaggaactcgacgagtcatatgggtgaactcggcgagttagatgaagataggcaggaactcgacgagttggaagaacaactcggcaagtctgttgaaggttgctttggactcggcgagtctggtcgcaaaACCtcaaaccttttctggttaagcctcgaatcagtgagtcaggaggtgactcggtgagttggtcagaatgggactcagagatcgttgaacttgacgagtcttggggtgactcggcgagttgagtcgcattATGAGAGTTTCAGAATataaggactcgatgagtcaacgggctgactcggcgagtagagtcagtctggagggttgactttgaccaggactttgactttgaccagagttgacttagttgactgttgAAGGGCAGTTTGGGACTAAGCGTTATATTTGGTTTTAGTAGATCGAGGAGTCattggagcagcagttcgggagTTGTCAGATAGCAGTTCAATGGGTATCAACAAGAACTCCAACAATGCAGGTGAGtttctttccagtaggaacgggtctatggccacaatgtcggcccgtttagttagcagtagttccggacttcggtccgatgcagtagctcagtatgcttggtgtctctgtgattcaagcatgtttatgtgttatgtgttctagacttctgtccgatgcagtatgcagtatatgtgtttatgctatgctatgttcagttagttccggacttcggtccgatgcaggggacaaggtcctagttagtccgggcttcggcccgatgcagtttacagacatcggtccgatgcaggggacaaggtcccagttagtccgggcttcggcccgatgcagtttcccgacttcggtccgatgcagggggcaaggccctagttagtccgggcttcggcccgatgtagtttccagacttcggtccgatgcaggggacaaggtcccagttagtccgagCTTTGGCCCGATGcagttagtccagacttcggtccgatgcagtgggcaaggcccggtatgtgctttatatgtttgtatggtatatggtaggttgggggagctcactaagcttcgtgcttacggtttcagtttttggtttcaggtactcaattTTCATAAGAGGAGCTTAGAGAggctgcagtgcacacaccatattcagttagcctgggatgttttactctgttAATAAGTTTATGTTTGAATTAATACGATGAAGtctgttatgacttatgatacggtttttataaatatggttttagtaatgtttttaaaaagaaatttttagttgtgaaaattgggtcgttacaagttggtatcagagccttggtttgagggattcagatacacttcgggtgtgtctgaactcaaacaaaGGAAACggtaaaaaggttttcaaaagaaaaacattttcgaaaataatttttgagaaaagaaaagagttttagaaaaaaagcgaaaagaatcttcttagaaagaaaagaactttgaaaagagaaaaagggtgtggtgcatgcaatcagccgagctcaagtaagtactcccaaattacccatacaagtttatgttatcagttttagtttcagtttcagatcagttcagtttcagtttcagtagaacaacatgctagtataggactaaggatctaggaggatgccttatgtgcttgatttatgtgtttcagcttgataagaattgcatgctagtattgagtagacagtagtaggatagcctgtgtaggttatgcctgataatatgagcttagcattgtatgctagtacagtttcttgttatgagaatagttttgcatgagtatgtttcctttatccgaatgctgcttgctttgtgctttgtgggactctgagtgatgggagttagccattaggtgaatacgtcacgtcacatgtggtcagggttgaataatctcagagtgtcggatttgaccctattgcgcagctctcatttgagtctaaccgttgtagggacgagtcttttactcgaaggattatccgagcctcattgcatgtgatggtattcaggtggtggctaattggcattacaaggaggccttcatcagctgaggactggtttgggtggagtcagaggttccctagggcaagcctaggaaggtagtagtagagatcagtagcaggagagtgacttggtggagttgaggtaactcttaaggaaagtacggatagatgtggaaggtagtatgggcccgtactaccgaaagcagaggatcagtactcgaatcaagaggggccgagacaagaccagggaacttgtagagtgtgtgagagatccctcagcagcgGTGTGTATATTGATTAGgaagtgttatattttcagcatggtgacattgcgcgagatACCACTTGGCAGTCCaagtgccggggagggatctggctctGGCTCTGGAGCCGGGAAGCTTGACGATCAGATGAaagatttcatttccgcagagattatgcgcaacattattgatcagactccagtgattttcggttcggttagagaggccattgtggagcttatggacagtcgtcttgaggcctttagggtcgggatagtttcaggaaagtttggggctcgtctagagcccaattcttatggagttcagggatccaccagggagggagatcccatttttTTAGCACTTGCTATCAGGGGACGGGAGTGAGTGGGGTACCCTGTCTCTAGGAGAGACCTCTGTATGATTGGATAGCGAAGGAGGTTTcccgagccattcgcgaggagctgcccgacatggtcgtgaggattaCTGATAGGTTGATCATGAAGCTCCAGGATCAGGCATCAGTTGTTCAGACGACGGATGGGGTCGATGAGGTAACGCATGAGCGAGAGACGGGCAGGGAgtcagaaaggaagaggaaaacggatgagacacaggtagccacaggttcgggcaagaggcccaaggggtcggatttgaGATCAATAAGCATATTTgttggggtattatattacctgcgTGAGAcggagttttatgccatctgcataccttggaattagaatgATAAATTGGAGGTCGTCCTCTCTAGATCAGGTTACGTCCGATGCAGTAACTGTAGTATGTATGTGCAAGATTCAGTAGTGCCTCACTAGTCGCGGAAGGTGTTAGTCGGGTATTGATCAATTATATTCTCAGTAGTGACAATCTAGAGCTTCTAGTGGAGTAGTCAGCGGTTGGTAAGGAAGTGGGTTAGAGATGTTCACCCTAAGCGCAAATTCTCCATGCAGTCACTAAAGCAAATACAATTAAGGATTAAAGGGTGCTCAGTTAGTTAGCAAGAATGGTTCGGATCTGGTAAAATTTAGTTGGAGCGCCGAAAGAGGTAAACGTTGGCGGACAGCAgatcgcccttttaatggaaAGAAGGTTagggaatcctttcgaccagtgagcagtaaggagttagacagatccaagtgggggagaaccctccgagtatacaaggataagagtacgcagatccagaatgagtacatgacctccgagaagaaaagatagtagcacAGCGATTGATGAattgaggagttcagggttg of the Lactuca sativa cultivar Salinas chromosome 6, Lsat_Salinas_v11, whole genome shotgun sequence genome contains:
- the LOC111914083 gene encoding TPD1 protein homolog 1, whose protein sequence is MPSTFVSLLTIILFTLLVNGYGQCELKDITVGTERTNREVGGKEEWKVSFINTCKCPQKSLIVSCDGFQSTETVDPNLFASVGNNNCIVNGGQPIGPFATVGFVYAWDPPFIFVPRSSQVQCG